The window GATGATTTGGTTTTCTATCGTTGGCAGAATAATGCTAGCGCGAGCAAACATACCTGAACGTAACTGACCATCGTTGTTTGGAATATCAGCCTGAATTTGAACTAGACCACTTTGATAGTTAACCGCAGGTTCAATGGCACTGATTTTTCCTTTGAACGGTGTTTCAGGGTAAGCATCAACAAAGATATCGACTTCTTGTCCAAGGTAGATTTCAGAGATATCGGTTTGTGGCACCGTGAAGCGTAGCTTCATTAAAGTTGTATCTTCTAGGCGTCAACGTCAGTTCCTGGCTGAATATATTGACCAAGGAAAATATTACGTAAGCCAACAACGCCATCGAAAGGTGCTTTGATAGTACGGCGATCAATTGTCGCTTTTAGGCTTTTAATATCAGCAACCAGTGAAAAGTAAGACGCTTCAGCATCATCATAAGATTCTTTTGAGATAGATCCTTTCTTATAAAGACCTTGATAGCGAATGTACTTTGATTTTGCAGCAGGAAGACGTGCTTGGCTACTTTGCAAGTTGGCATTCTCAACATCAGAATCAAGTGCGATAAGCTTTTGACCAGCTTTTACAATTGCGCCAGATTCAAAGTCGATATCATCGATAATACCAGAGGCTTCTGTTGATATCATTACACCTTGATTGGGTTCGATAAAGCCAATAGCGTCAATCACCGGAACCCAGCTTCCTGCTTTGGCGTCTATGACGGTTACTGGAAACTCAGGCTCAGGCATGTTGGCCATGTATTTTGCTATTTCTCGCTGCTTAATCAGATTAAAACCTATCACACTGCCGAACAGCAGTAGCGCGACAAGTAGCATCACTATCCATTTTTTCATTTTAGGGTGTGCTCCGGAATTGCTAATATTAATGCTTAGTTATGGCATCCCAACAGGCATCGATGGTAGCGTCGATAGCTTCATCGGTGACCGTTACGAGGCCTTTCATATGTTTACGAGCCAGGCAACTGCTAGGCTCAAGGCTTAAAACACTTAGTATTTCATTATCGAGATCTTTAAATTGACCGCATGCTTTCCCCTCATCAAAGAGGCGATCAACTTGTGCAAACATTTTTTTTTCTAATAATCGCTGCTCGTGATTATTGCGGCGAGGTAAGTTTTCAAACTGGCCTCGATTGATCAATGGTGCATCATCACGTGTTGCCATATTCCATATATTTAGCCACATGGTGCGAAACCGTTGTTTCAACGGCATTTCATCAGACACATTAAGTGTCAGTTTGTTCGCAACATAACCTAAAATATGATCATGAAGTTGGTAGAGTAGATCATCTTTATCTTCAAAATAACGATAAATCGTCCCCGCAGCGACCCCTGCTTCTTTGGCAACCATTTGCATGGAAAGCCCATGAAATCCGTACTCGGCGAGCAGTTTTTCTGTTGCTAGTAAGATACGTTCTTTTTTATTGTTCATGGGGTATTCAATGTTAAATAAAATAATGAATGAATGTTCATTCATTATTTTAAATGGCATAAAATATTGTGCAAGTGTTTTCTTATCCCCCTTTGGTTTCGTGAATGCTTCACCTAGGGCTTAATAGACAAGTCGCAAGAACCCGCTACAATGCGCCTGTTGGTGTAAACATGATAAAAATTTGAAACAGGATAAGCAGATGAAACTGAACTCAAGGCAAACAGAAGCAGTGAAATACATATCTGGGCCATGTCTTGTTCTAGCTGGGGCGGGATCAGGTAAAACTCGTGTAATCACTAATAAAATTGCGTACTTAGTTCAGCATTGTGACTATAAAGCTCGCAACATCGCTGCTTTAACCTTTACCAATAAAGCCGCACGTGAAATGAAAGAGCGTGTTGGGAAAACCTTGGGCAAGAAAGAAGCTAAAGGTTTGATGGTATCAACATTTCACACTCTAGGGCTAAATATTATTCGTCGTGAATATAAAGCTCTTGGTCTGAAAGCCAATTTTTCGTTGTTTGATGATCAAGACCAAATGGCTTTGTTAAAAGAATTAACAGAAGCTGAATTAGACGGCGATAAAGATCTGTTAAAGCTATTACAATCTGCAATTTCCAATTGGAAAAATGAGATGTTGTCGGCTGCAGAAGCACAAGCTTATGCCCAATCAGAGCGTGATCAGCTATTTGCCCATTGCTACGAATTATATCAGCGACAAATGAAAGCGTATAATGCCCTGGATTTTGATGATTTAATTTTATTACCGGTATTGCTGCTACGTGACGATCAAGAAATGCGTCAGCGTTGGCAAAATAAAATTCGTTACTTACTGGTCGACGAATACCAAGATACCAATACCAGCCAGTATTTATTTGTGAAACTGTTAGTAGGCGAGCGTTCTCGTTTTACTGTGGTCGGTGATGATGATCAGTCGGTGTATTCATGGCGTGGTGCTCAGCCAGAGAACTTGGGATTATTGCAGAAAGACTTTCCTAGTTTGCGTGTGATAAAGCTCGAACAAAATTACCGCTCAACCAGCCGGATTTTACGTACAGCCAATATATTGATTGCTAACAATCCACACTTGTTTGAAAAAACACTTTTTTCTGAAATACCCGACGGCGAAATGCTGAAAGTGATCACGGCAAAAAATGAAGATCATGAGGCCGAAAAGGTTATCGGTGAATTGATTGCGCACCGTTTCTTGAACAATACGGGGTATAAAGATTATTCGATTTTATACCGTGGTAACCACCAGTCACGTTTGTTCGAAAAGTCATTAATGCAAAACCGAATTCCATATAAAATTTCCGGTGGCACATCATTTTTCTCTCGATCTGAAATTAAAGATATCATGGCGTATCTTCGTTTATTAACCAATCTTGATGATGATAATGCTTTCTTACGTATCGTGAATACGCCACGCCGCGAAATCGGCCCTGTAACGTTAGAAAAGCTGGGTACTTACGCCAATATGCGTGGGAAAAGCTTATTTGCTTCCAGCTTTGAGCTTGGGTTAGAGCAACACTTAGCGGGGCGTGGATTAGAGAACTTACAGCGGTTTACTCGCTGGATTGTTGAAATGTCTGAGAATATTGAACGGGGTGATTCTGTCGCAGCTCTTCGTGAATTAGTGCGTGATATTCATTATGAAGATTGGTTGTATGAAAGTTCCCCAAGCCCTAAAGCGGCAGAGATGCGAATGAAAAACGTGTCTCAGTTGTATAGCTGGGTGACCGCGGATTTAGAAGGTGATAACTATGACAATGAAGTTAAGACGTTAAAAGAGATCGTTCAGCGTTTAACGCTACGAGATATGATGGAGCGTGGTGAAGATGATGATGAAGCTGATCAAGTACAATTAATGACGCTCCATGCTTCTAAAGGTTTGGAATTCCCCTATGTGTACCTTGTCGGCGCGGAGGAGGGGATTTTACCTCATCAAACCAGTGTTGATGAAGGTAACGTAGAGGAAGAGCGTCGTTTAGCTTATGTTGGCATTACGCGGGCTCAAAAAGAGTTAACGTTTACCTTGTGTAAAGAGCGTCGGCAATACGGGGAGTTGATAAAACCGGAACCAAGCCGTTTCTTGTATGAGTTACCACAAGATGATTTGCAGTGGGAGGTTGAAAAGCGGCCTGTCACCCAACAAGAGCGAATGCAAAAAGGGCAATCACATATTGCTAACTTGCGGGCTGCCATGTTTAAGAAGAATTAAGCTTACAGTGATATACACACGCATTAAAAAAGGTTAGCCGAGAGGCTAACCTTTTTAGTTTGTGTTACTTATCTTTGATTGGCTTAAATTCGCTGCTATAAGCCTTCAATCATATGATTGATTGCTGCGACGATCTCATCGTCACTACAATCCATGCATGAACCCTTAGCTGGCATTGCGTTAAAGCCGTTAAGAGCATGATCTGTTAATACGTCCATCCCTTTGGCTAAACGTGGGCTCCAATCGCCCGCATCCCCTTTCTTCGGTGCACTTAAAACCCCTGAACCATGACAGGCAATACAGAAGGTGCCATAAACGGCATCACCTGAACGAGGGCCTGACGTTGCTGCTGTATCTGTAGGGGTATCACCTTCTAAATAAACCGAACCAACTGGCTTAATTCGTTCTGCGATAGCGTCGTCTGACATATCAGCCGCAGCAACTGAACCAGCAAACGTTAATGCTGCTACTGTCGCGACGATTAACTGTCGAAGAGATAATTCCATTGAGCTCACCTTACACTTCCAAATTATTTATGTGCTATTGCCGCAGCCGTATATAATGAATTGTTTTTAATCGAACTGTTGAGACTAGGCAGTGATTATTTACAAAATGTTTAAAATGTAAAAACCAAGTTATTATATATGTTAATTTTAAAGTGATAAACAGAGTGGCTGTATTTGTATGAAGCTAATCAATACTTAATCGCTTAAAATTGAAGCATACAGTAAAAAAAACAAAAAAAAGACTAGACGAATACCCCCCTGATCCGTAATATTCACCTCCGCCGACAGGGCAAGGCGCCCGTAGCTCAGCTGGATAGAGCGTTGGCCTCCGGAGCCAAAGGTCGAAGGTTCGAATCCTTTCGGGCGCACCATCCGGTATGAAAATTTGGTAACACAGTAACAATGGTGGCTATAGCTCAGTTGGTAGAGTCCCGGATTGTGATTCCGGTTGTCGCGGGTTCAAACCCCGTTAGCCACCCCATATTTTAGAATGTTGATTGTTAAATCAGTGTTCTCAGGCGATAGCCTTTAAAAAGCAAGATTTAGTCGGTGAATAGCGCAGCTTGGTAGCGCATCTGGTTTGGGACCAGAGGGTCGGGGGTTCGAATCCCTCTTCACCGACCACTAATAATGGTGGCTATAGCTCAGTTGGTAGAGTCCCGGATTGTGATTCCGGTTGTCGCGGGTTCAAACCCCGTTAGCCACCCCATATTTAGGTAATGTTTTTCATTTCCTTGGCTTTAAAGCCTAAAACGATTGTCGGTGAATAGCGCAGCTTGGTAGCGCATCTGGTTTGGGACCAGAGGGTCGGGGGTTCGAATCCCTCTTCACCGACCACCATTAGAAAGCCTCGTCGAAAGACGAGGCTTTTTTTTATCTTTTAAATCCTCTTATTACCTCCTCCGATTATTAAAAATCGCCGCTTGTTATCATTTCTCTCTAAATTATTCGTGATTTTTCTTTTTCATTGATTGCTGACGTTTAATCCATATAGCGATGTACTTTTCCTTCCAATTAC is drawn from Photobacterium profundum SS9 and contains these coding sequences:
- a CDS encoding TetR/AcrR family transcriptional regulator, which gives rise to MNEHSFIILFNIEYPMNNKKERILLATEKLLAEYGFHGLSMQMVAKEAGVAAGTIYRYFEDKDDLLYQLHDHILGYVANKLTLNVSDEMPLKQRFRTMWLNIWNMATRDDAPLINRGQFENLPRRNNHEQRLLEKKMFAQVDRLFDEGKACGQFKDLDNEILSVLSLEPSSCLARKHMKGLVTVTDEAIDATIDACWDAITKH
- the rep gene encoding DNA helicase Rep, producing the protein MKLNSRQTEAVKYISGPCLVLAGAGSGKTRVITNKIAYLVQHCDYKARNIAALTFTNKAAREMKERVGKTLGKKEAKGLMVSTFHTLGLNIIRREYKALGLKANFSLFDDQDQMALLKELTEAELDGDKDLLKLLQSAISNWKNEMLSAAEAQAYAQSERDQLFAHCYELYQRQMKAYNALDFDDLILLPVLLLRDDQEMRQRWQNKIRYLLVDEYQDTNTSQYLFVKLLVGERSRFTVVGDDDQSVYSWRGAQPENLGLLQKDFPSLRVIKLEQNYRSTSRILRTANILIANNPHLFEKTLFSEIPDGEMLKVITAKNEDHEAEKVIGELIAHRFLNNTGYKDYSILYRGNHQSRLFEKSLMQNRIPYKISGGTSFFSRSEIKDIMAYLRLLTNLDDDNAFLRIVNTPRREIGPVTLEKLGTYANMRGKSLFASSFELGLEQHLAGRGLENLQRFTRWIVEMSENIERGDSVAALRELVRDIHYEDWLYESSPSPKAAEMRMKNVSQLYSWVTADLEGDNYDNEVKTLKEIVQRLTLRDMMERGEDDDEADQVQLMTLHASKGLEFPYVYLVGAEEGILPHQTSVDEGNVEEERRLAYVGITRAQKELTFTLCKERRQYGELIKPEPSRFLYELPQDDLQWEVEKRPVTQQERMQKGQSHIANLRAAMFKKN
- a CDS encoding c-type cytochrome, which gives rise to MELSLRQLIVATVAALTFAGSVAAADMSDDAIAERIKPVGSVYLEGDTPTDTAATSGPRSGDAVYGTFCIACHGSGVLSAPKKGDAGDWSPRLAKGMDVLTDHALNGFNAMPAKGSCMDCSDDEIVAAINHMIEGL